One Actinomycetota bacterium DNA window includes the following coding sequences:
- a CDS encoding helix-turn-helix domain-containing protein: MPGAGRSATGADRPLGTGDDQPGRSARRWLGVRERHLAPDRRTLTTSEAAAMLGVSVPTIRLWADSGRVPCHRTAGGHRRFEVEELADWLRSADAPPPRSVKAVPADLEFIPCPLMARHLTSRTEAVAQRLREHPASAPGLPVPAPSATAALHDAQRYVRPLARALETGRLGQLDERAEATGLRGVVRGQEVEVILRDRRLSAAVLAEAIIARDAGVGIEDGSVDVLRAVVEAITAGLVRGMAEGLDPLADQDPPPLAPAQA, from the coding sequence ATGCCCGGGGCAGGTCGTTCCGCGACGGGGGCTGATCGCCCCTTGGGAACCGGCGACGACCAGCCGGGCCGCTCGGCGCGCCGCTGGCTCGGGGTGCGGGAGCGCCACCTCGCACCCGATCGCCGCACCCTGACCACCAGCGAGGCCGCGGCCATGCTCGGGGTGAGCGTGCCCACCATCAGGCTGTGGGCCGACTCCGGACGCGTGCCGTGCCATCGCACCGCCGGCGGCCATCGCAGGTTCGAGGTGGAGGAGCTCGCCGACTGGCTGCGCAGCGCGGATGCCCCGCCGCCGCGATCGGTGAAGGCCGTGCCAGCCGACCTGGAGTTCATTCCGTGCCCGCTCATGGCACGCCACCTGACATCCCGCACCGAGGCCGTGGCCCAGCGCCTGCGCGAGCACCCCGCCAGCGCCCCCGGGTTGCCCGTGCCGGCCCCGAGCGCGACGGCCGCCCTGCACGATGCGCAGCGCTACGTTCGCCCGCTTGCCCGGGCGCTCGAGACCGGGCGCCTCGGGCAGCTGGACGAGCGCGCCGAGGCTACCGGCCTGCGCGGGGTGGTCCGCGGTCAGGAGGTGGAGGTGATCCTGCGCGACCGGCGCCTGTCGGCCGCGGTGCTCGCCGAGGCCATCATCGCCCGCGATGCCGGCGTCGGGATCGAGGACGGCTCGGTTGACGTGCTGCGCGCGGTGGTGGAGGCAATCACAGCAGGCCTGGTGCGCGGAATGGCCGAGGGCCTCGACCCGCTCGCCGACCAGGATCCGCCGCCCCTGGCGCCCGCGCAGGCCTAG
- a CDS encoding alpha-E domain-containing protein, with protein sequence MSPSSAYEIAMALERADASARVLGARARAARNGPGPAATFSALAAAGPEGLVPPVGTGGALAARHLQQAALVAASARGALPADVADALAHAAGVARAQAGGANALDPRGAAVAVRREVAAVRGLAADAMPRDERWHAMRLGTFLPRAGWMSALLMACADVARAEPATADAVWRAAALVAGDDGVPGTGPVLVTLLADGDHPVSVAHAMDQVTGALFALSRGGGTDAGPLALARATVARLSAAWPRDPVASTGTEVIGEVLDAIGAIAGSVKLRAGARPPVAA encoded by the coding sequence ATGAGCCCGTCGAGCGCATACGAGATCGCGATGGCGCTCGAGCGGGCCGACGCATCCGCGCGGGTGCTGGGAGCGCGTGCCCGTGCCGCGCGCAATGGCCCCGGGCCCGCAGCCACATTCTCGGCGCTCGCGGCGGCAGGCCCCGAGGGCCTCGTGCCGCCCGTGGGCACGGGGGGCGCCCTGGCGGCACGTCATCTGCAGCAGGCCGCCCTCGTGGCCGCATCCGCCAGGGGCGCGCTGCCCGCCGACGTGGCCGACGCCCTCGCGCATGCGGCAGGAGTGGCACGCGCCCAAGCGGGCGGGGCCAATGCACTCGACCCGCGCGGCGCTGCAGTGGCCGTGCGCCGCGAGGTCGCGGCCGTGCGCGGGCTCGCCGCAGATGCCATGCCGCGCGACGAGCGCTGGCACGCCATGCGCCTGGGCACGTTCCTGCCGCGAGCGGGATGGATGAGCGCACTGCTCATGGCGTGCGCCGACGTGGCCCGGGCCGAGCCCGCCACAGCCGATGCCGTGTGGCGGGCAGCGGCCCTGGTGGCCGGCGACGACGGCGTGCCGGGCACCGGGCCAGTGCTGGTCACGCTCCTCGCCGATGGCGACCACCCGGTGTCGGTGGCCCATGCCATGGACCAGGTGACGGGCGCGCTGTTCGCCCTCTCGCGCGGCGGCGGCACCGACGCCGGACCGCTCGCGCTGGCACGGGCCACGGTGGCGCGCCTCTCGGCGGCCTGGCCGCGGGACCCCGTGGCATCGACCGGCACCGAGGTCATTGGCGAGGTGCTCGATGCCATCGGCGCGATCGCCGGTTCCGTCAAGCTCCGGGCCGGCGCCCGCCCGCCCGTTGCCGCCTGA
- a CDS encoding thioredoxin-dependent thiol peroxidase, which translates to MPRLKPGQPAPDFTLPSDGGDDITLSSLRGNPVVLVFYPKAMTSGCTQQACGFRDALSSFAKIDAAVLMISPDPVKQLVKFREKEGLTFPLLSDESHDALEAYGVWVEKSMYGRTYMGVERSTFIVGPDGVLQHADYKVKPGGDAERVIGLIA; encoded by the coding sequence GTGCCACGACTCAAGCCCGGACAGCCCGCCCCCGACTTCACCCTGCCGTCCGATGGCGGGGACGACATCACCCTCTCGTCGCTGCGCGGCAATCCGGTCGTGCTGGTCTTCTATCCGAAGGCCATGACCTCGGGATGCACGCAGCAGGCCTGCGGGTTCCGCGATGCGCTGTCGTCGTTCGCGAAGATCGACGCCGCCGTGCTGATGATCAGCCCCGACCCGGTGAAGCAGCTCGTGAAGTTCCGGGAGAAGGAGGGGCTCACGTTCCCGCTTTTGTCGGATGAGTCGCACGACGCGCTCGAGGCCTATGGCGTATGGGTGGAGAAGTCGATGTACGGCCGCACCTACATGGGGGTGGAGCGCAGCACCTTCATTGTGGGCCCCGACGGCGTGCTGCAACACGCCGACTACAAGGTGAAGCCGGGCGGCGACGCCGAGAGGGTCATCGGGCTCATCGCGTAG
- a CDS encoding nitroreductase family protein, which produces MGGEVDVRPHLHGGGAQHLHCGPRRRAATRRLQGEAGRRRREGHRAHRVGPPRVGDAVGGTRPLVAPYSFLDPELERGGEVDVFEAIRKRKAVRSYTDRPVADEVLDKVLRAALSAPTGSGSQAWGLLVVRDDAKRREIADLIIAGGATYFAAMRPMRDATPEEHEKQCVEYAEQILPTYRIAPVWVLGLLVPRNNYPEAMAEGGYVDDLLSIAFAMENLFVAARAEGLGTVPTSAFQRFEKDRLRQIVGLPDEVDPVLVTPLGYPESFPEGLPPALKRTYRGWKSLVHDDAWGNTRD; this is translated from the coding sequence ATGGGTGGAGAAGTCGATGTACGGCCGCACCTACATGGGGGTGGAGCGCAGCACCTTCATTGTGGGCCCCGACGGCGTGCTGCAACACGCCGACTACAAGGTGAAGCCGGGCGGCGACGCCGAGAGGGTCATCGGGCTCATCGCGTAGGGCCCCCTCGCGTCGGCGATGCGGTGGGGGGCACGCGACCGCTCGTGGCACCGTATTCTTTCCTTGACCCCGAATTGGAGCGAGGTGGGGAAGTGGACGTCTTCGAGGCAATTCGCAAGCGCAAGGCCGTGCGTAGCTACACCGACAGGCCGGTGGCCGACGAGGTGCTCGACAAGGTGCTGCGCGCCGCGCTGTCGGCTCCCACGGGCAGCGGATCGCAGGCCTGGGGCCTGCTGGTGGTGCGCGACGATGCCAAGCGCCGGGAGATCGCCGACCTGATCATCGCCGGCGGCGCCACGTACTTCGCCGCCATGCGCCCCATGCGCGATGCCACGCCCGAGGAGCACGAGAAGCAATGCGTGGAGTACGCCGAGCAGATCCTGCCCACATACCGCATCGCGCCCGTGTGGGTGCTCGGCCTGCTGGTGCCGCGCAACAACTACCCCGAGGCCATGGCCGAGGGCGGATACGTGGACGATCTCCTCTCCATCGCGTTTGCCATGGAGAACCTGTTCGTGGCGGCCCGCGCCGAGGGCCTCGGCACCGTTCCCACCTCGGCATTCCAGAGGTTCGAGAAGGATCGCCTGCGGCAGATCGTGGGGCTGCCGGACGAGGTGGACCCGGTGCTCGTGACCCCGCTCGGCTACCCCGAGTCGTTCCCCGAGGGCCTTCCGCCCGCGCTCAAGCGCACCTACCGCGGCTGGAAGTCGCTGGTGCACGACGATGCGTGGGGCAACACCCGCGACTGA
- a CDS encoding rhodanese-like domain-containing protein: MAWDDIAQWQPQDLFASLRMGDKVQPVDCREFSWREAETKVKGATRIDPMSFTSEIDSLPTDKEIVFYCDRPGEATSMKIALTAFDRGYTRLGVLVGGFDAWVAADYPVEPKE; encoded by the coding sequence GTGGCATGGGATGACATCGCGCAGTGGCAGCCGCAGGACCTCTTTGCGTCGCTGCGCATGGGCGACAAGGTGCAGCCGGTGGACTGCCGCGAGTTCTCGTGGCGCGAGGCCGAGACCAAGGTGAAGGGGGCGACCCGCATCGACCCGATGTCGTTCACCTCCGAGATCGACTCCCTGCCCACCGACAAGGAGATCGTCTTCTACTGCGATCGCCCGGGTGAGGCCACGAGCATGAAGATCGCCCTCACGGCGTTCGACAGGGGCTACACGCGCCTGGGGGTGCTGGTGGGGGGATTCGACGCCTGGGTGGCGGCGGACTACCCCGTGGAACCCAAGGAGTAG
- a CDS encoding cobalamin-binding protein has protein sequence MASRIASLLPSVTETVCALGLRDRLVARSHECDFPPGLGDVPAVTSSRLPADAVTQAQVDAAVSDAARQGEALYDVDAHLLAGLRPDLVITQSLCDVCAVAEGAVLAAVRHIDPPARVLSLAPGRLDEVIASVQEVADAAGVPDAGHALVASLHARLDAVRARVAGRPPVRVAAVEWIDPPWSAGHWVPDQVAAAGGVEVLVAAGARSARATWDDVASARPDVVVLMPCGLSMPEVLDLADAVPPIPVRVAAVDASGLFSRPGPRLVDGAEVMARMLHPLPGDPPGGESWAWLDGRAG, from the coding sequence ATGGCATCGCGCATCGCATCGCTGCTGCCCTCGGTGACCGAGACGGTATGCGCGCTCGGCCTGCGCGACCGGCTCGTGGCGCGCAGTCACGAATGCGACTTCCCGCCCGGCCTCGGGGATGTGCCGGCCGTGACGTCCAGCAGGCTCCCCGCCGACGCGGTGACCCAGGCGCAGGTGGATGCCGCCGTCTCCGACGCCGCGCGCCAGGGCGAGGCCCTCTACGACGTGGATGCCCACCTGCTCGCCGGCCTGCGGCCCGACCTTGTGATCACCCAGTCGCTCTGCGACGTGTGCGCGGTGGCGGAAGGGGCCGTGCTGGCGGCCGTGCGGCACATCGATCCCCCGGCACGGGTGCTGTCGCTGGCGCCGGGCCGGCTCGACGAGGTGATCGCATCGGTGCAGGAGGTGGCCGATGCGGCCGGCGTGCCCGATGCCGGCCACGCCCTGGTGGCGTCGCTGCACGCGCGGCTCGACGCCGTGCGCGCACGCGTGGCGGGTCGCCCGCCGGTGCGCGTGGCGGCCGTGGAGTGGATCGACCCCCCGTGGTCGGCAGGGCACTGGGTGCCCGACCAGGTGGCTGCCGCGGGCGGGGTGGAGGTGCTGGTGGCGGCCGGGGCCCGGTCGGCCCGCGCCACCTGGGATGACGTGGCGTCAGCCCGCCCCGACGTGGTGGTGCTCATGCCGTGCGGGCTTTCCATGCCCGAGGTGCTGGACCTGGCCGACGCCGTGCCGCCCATCCCCGTCCGCGTGGCCGCCGTGGATGCATCGGGGCTCTTCAGCCGCCCCGGCCCCCGGCTGGTGGACGGCGCCGAGGTGATGGCGCGCATGCTGCACCCCCTGCCGGGCGACCCCCCCGGCGGGGAGTCGTGGGCGTGGCTCGACGGCCGCGCGGGCTAG
- a CDS encoding GYD domain-containing protein produces the protein MKTFILFATLSPQGMLTLRHTPERLLEVNREIEDLGGRVLQQWALLGYYDFMSVIEAMDEMAAADIAAELSARGSATFDTMTVMDVDELFA, from the coding sequence ATGAAGACCTTCATCCTCTTCGCGACGCTCAGCCCGCAGGGAATGCTGACCCTCCGCCACACGCCCGAGCGCCTGCTCGAGGTGAATCGCGAGATCGAGGACCTCGGGGGCCGCGTGCTGCAGCAGTGGGCCCTGCTGGGCTACTACGACTTCATGAGCGTCATCGAGGCCATGGATGAGATGGCCGCCGCGGACATCGCCGCCGAGCTCTCGGCCCGGGGCAGCGCCACGTTTGACACCATGACGGTGATGGACGTGGACGAGCTGTTCGCCTAG
- a CDS encoding zinc-dependent alcohol dehydrogenase family protein, whose translation MRAMVLTASSSIHAQPLRFAAFPDPVPGPGEVLIRVGACAACRTDLQICEGDLGLRMPPIIPGHQVAGRIEAVGPGVDDWTEGDRAGLTWLAGTCGECAFCASGRENLCQQATFTGWDRHGGFAELVSARADVVVPLPEGPADRDLAPLLCGGVIGFRALRVAGITPGARVGLFGFGASALQAIQVARHMGCRIAVATRSGAEQARALSMGADWAGGYHEPPPFALDLAVTFAPAGEVVVHAVRALDRGGTVAINAIHLDRLPEMDYSDLWWERSIRSVANVTRQDALDYLDLAATIPVVTTVEEHALPDANRALQRIATGEVEGAAVIIP comes from the coding sequence ATGCGCGCGATGGTGCTGACGGCGAGCTCGAGCATCCACGCCCAGCCCCTGCGCTTCGCGGCCTTCCCCGACCCGGTGCCAGGGCCGGGCGAGGTGCTGATCCGCGTGGGCGCGTGCGCGGCGTGCCGCACCGACCTGCAGATCTGCGAGGGCGACCTTGGGCTGCGCATGCCACCGATAATCCCCGGGCATCAGGTGGCAGGGCGCATCGAGGCAGTCGGGCCGGGGGTGGACGACTGGACCGAGGGCGATCGCGCGGGTCTCACATGGCTCGCGGGTACCTGCGGCGAGTGCGCGTTCTGTGCGTCGGGGCGCGAGAACCTCTGCCAGCAGGCGACGTTCACCGGCTGGGACCGCCACGGAGGGTTCGCGGAGCTGGTGTCGGCACGCGCCGACGTGGTGGTGCCCCTGCCCGAGGGGCCCGCCGACCGCGACCTCGCCCCGCTGCTGTGCGGCGGGGTCATCGGGTTCCGGGCGCTGCGGGTGGCCGGCATCACACCCGGCGCGCGCGTGGGCCTCTTCGGCTTCGGCGCCAGCGCCCTGCAGGCCATCCAGGTGGCCCGTCACATGGGATGCCGCATCGCCGTGGCCACGCGATCCGGCGCCGAGCAGGCGCGGGCGCTGTCAATGGGCGCCGACTGGGCCGGCGGGTACCACGAGCCGCCGCCGTTCGCGCTCGACCTGGCGGTCACGTTCGCGCCAGCGGGAGAGGTGGTGGTCCACGCCGTGCGCGCGCTCGACCGCGGCGGTACCGTGGCCATCAACGCCATCCATCTCGACCGCCTGCCCGAGATGGACTACTCCGATCTCTGGTGGGAGCGCTCCATCCGGTCGGTGGCCAACGTCACGCGGCAGGACGCCCTCGACTACCTCGACCTCGCGGCGACGATACCCGTGGTCACCACCGTGGAGGAGCATGCCCTGCCCGATGCCAATCGCGCCCTGCAGCGCATCGCGACCGGTGAGGTGGAGGGCGCCGCGGTGATCATCCCGTAG
- a CDS encoding deoxyribodipyrimidine photo-lyase produces MWFRRDLRVDDHPALAAAAARGEVVALWVADPALLGAPHHRAPMRLRFLRACLEAVDAALADRGIGLVVRAGDPADVVPAVAREAGADVVMVTADVTPYSRRRDAAVADALGAGGIELEAVGGPWRVEPHDLAGSKGEGYLVFTPFWKAWDQVPVDARIPPPAALAGPALASEGLGMLPDGDPPLAAGPDAARARLEQFIRSGAVDRYGDARDMLADDGTSHLSADLRMGVISPSQVGRAIGAETRLKATRVPFWRQLAWRDFYAHHMARHPEVADGALKPAYRVMEWDDDPALLAAWREGRTGFPLCDAGMRQMRATGWMHNRARMVAASVLVKDLLVDWRHGEAEFMRRLVDGDPANNNGGWQWTAGTGTDAAPYFRVFNPVLQAKRFDPTGAYVRRWIPELENVPDRFIHEPWRMDDATQEEARCMIGRDYPAPVVDHAIRRHEAIARYKDADARHAARLEAAA; encoded by the coding sequence ATGTGGTTTCGTCGCGACCTGCGCGTGGACGACCATCCCGCGCTCGCCGCCGCCGCCGCGCGCGGTGAGGTGGTAGCCCTGTGGGTGGCCGACCCGGCGCTGCTGGGCGCCCCGCACCATCGAGCGCCCATGCGCCTGAGGTTCCTTCGCGCCTGCCTCGAGGCCGTCGACGCGGCGCTGGCCGATCGGGGCATCGGCCTGGTGGTGCGCGCGGGTGATCCCGCCGACGTGGTGCCGGCCGTCGCCCGCGAGGCCGGTGCCGACGTGGTGATGGTCACCGCGGATGTCACCCCCTACTCGCGCCGCCGCGACGCCGCCGTGGCCGACGCCCTCGGCGCCGGCGGCATTGAGCTGGAGGCGGTCGGCGGCCCGTGGCGGGTGGAGCCGCACGACCTCGCCGGATCGAAGGGCGAGGGCTACCTGGTGTTCACCCCATTCTGGAAGGCCTGGGACCAGGTGCCCGTGGACGCCCGCATCCCACCGCCCGCGGCGCTGGCCGGCCCCGCACTGGCCTCGGAGGGGCTCGGCATGCTGCCCGATGGCGACCCTCCGCTGGCGGCGGGTCCCGACGCGGCGCGGGCCCGCCTGGAGCAGTTCATCCGCAGCGGTGCCGTGGACCGCTACGGCGACGCACGGGACATGCTCGCCGACGATGGCACCTCGCACCTCTCGGCCGACCTGCGCATGGGGGTCATCTCGCCGTCGCAGGTGGGTCGCGCCATCGGCGCCGAGACGCGCCTGAAGGCGACGCGCGTGCCGTTCTGGCGGCAGCTCGCGTGGCGCGACTTCTACGCGCACCACATGGCCCGACACCCCGAGGTGGCCGACGGGGCGCTGAAGCCCGCCTACCGCGTGATGGAGTGGGACGACGACCCCGCACTGCTGGCCGCGTGGCGCGAGGGGCGCACGGGGTTCCCCCTGTGCGACGCCGGCATGCGCCAGATGCGCGCCACCGGCTGGATGCACAACCGCGCGCGCATGGTGGCCGCGAGCGTGCTGGTGAAGGACCTGCTCGTGGACTGGCGCCACGGCGAGGCCGAGTTCATGCGTCGCCTCGTGGACGGTGACCCCGCCAACAACAACGGCGGCTGGCAGTGGACCGCCGGCACGGGCACGGATGCCGCGCCGTACTTCCGTGTGTTCAACCCCGTGCTGCAGGCCAAGCGATTCGACCCCACCGGCGCGTACGTGCGTCGCTGGATTCCCGAGCTCGAGAATGTTCCCGACCGCTTCATCCATGAGCCCTGGCGCATGGATGACGCAACCCAGGAGGAGGCTCGCTGCATGATCGGCCGCGACTACCCGGCCCCGGTGGTGGATCATGCGATCCGGCGCCATGAGGCCATCGCCCGCTACAAGGATGCCGACGCCCGCCATGCGGCGCGACTGGAGGCCGCGGCATGA
- a CDS encoding SDR family oxidoreductase: MSRRVLVTGATGYVGGRLLHRLERRGDDITCLARTPDNLEARCLPTTRIVKGDVTSGEGLDEAMAGVEVAYFLVHSMGAAGNYHRAERESARNFAAAAERAGVKRIVYLGALGRGKHRSKHLESRQEVGRILRSGSVPTIEFRSSVIIGSGSLSFEMVRALVDRLPLMVWPKWVDTPTQPIGVEDVIDYLAEASEIPLEESVVVEIGGTDQVSYGQLLIEYGRARGLRRFFIRVPVLTPRLSSLWLGLVTPVYARVGRQLVDGLRAETIVTNDTAERLFSVRPMGMREQIDRALANEDREFAETKWSDAVSSRGQSRMRWGGARKGTRLVDSRSAFVPVPAEVAFRPIQRIGGDNGWYHADWMWDVRGAVDLPFGGAGTRRGRRDPDHVVVGDTVDFWRVEEVEPSHLLRMKAEMALPGRAWLQYEVREVPSGSMIHQTALFDPVGLLGRAYWYAMWPFHQYVFGGTLRSICRLAREEDHAARHEVAAAR; this comes from the coding sequence ATGAGCCGGCGCGTGCTCGTCACCGGCGCCACCGGGTACGTGGGCGGCAGGCTGCTGCACCGCCTCGAGCGGCGCGGCGACGACATCACCTGCCTGGCGCGCACCCCGGATAACCTCGAGGCGCGGTGCCTGCCCACCACGCGCATCGTGAAGGGCGACGTGACCTCGGGCGAGGGCCTCGACGAGGCCATGGCCGGCGTGGAGGTGGCGTACTTCCTCGTGCACTCGATGGGGGCGGCGGGCAACTACCACCGCGCCGAGCGCGAGTCGGCCCGCAACTTCGCCGCCGCCGCCGAGCGCGCGGGGGTGAAGCGCATCGTGTACCTGGGAGCGCTGGGGCGGGGCAAGCACAGGTCGAAGCACCTCGAGAGCCGTCAGGAGGTCGGGCGCATCCTGCGGTCGGGCTCGGTGCCCACCATCGAGTTCCGCTCATCGGTGATCATCGGATCGGGCAGCCTGTCCTTCGAGATGGTGCGCGCCCTCGTGGACCGCCTGCCGCTCATGGTGTGGCCCAAGTGGGTAGATACGCCGACGCAGCCCATCGGGGTAGAGGACGTGATCGACTACCTCGCGGAGGCCTCGGAGATCCCGCTTGAGGAGAGCGTGGTCGTGGAGATCGGCGGCACCGACCAGGTGTCGTATGGACAGCTGCTCATCGAGTACGGACGCGCGCGAGGACTGAGGCGCTTCTTCATCCGCGTGCCGGTGCTCACCCCACGGTTGTCGAGCCTGTGGCTGGGGCTCGTGACGCCTGTCTACGCGCGCGTGGGTCGCCAGCTGGTGGACGGCCTGCGTGCCGAGACCATCGTGACCAACGACACCGCCGAGCGGCTGTTCTCGGTGCGGCCCATGGGCATGCGCGAGCAGATCGACCGGGCGCTGGCCAACGAGGACCGGGAGTTCGCAGAGACCAAGTGGTCGGATGCCGTGTCGTCGCGCGGTCAGTCGCGCATGCGCTGGGGCGGTGCCCGCAAGGGCACGCGGCTGGTGGACTCGCGCTCGGCATTCGTGCCGGTGCCCGCCGAGGTGGCATTCCGTCCCATCCAGCGCATCGGCGGGGACAACGGCTGGTACCACGCCGACTGGATGTGGGACGTTCGCGGGGCCGTCGACCTGCCCTTCGGGGGAGCGGGAACCCGGCGTGGGCGACGTGACCCGGACCACGTGGTGGTGGGGGACACCGTGGACTTCTGGCGCGTGGAGGAGGTTGAGCCCAGCCACCTGCTGAGGATGAAGGCCGAGATGGCCCTGCCCGGGCGCGCGTGGCTGCAGTACGAGGTGCGCGAGGTGCCATCGGGCTCGATGATCCACCAGACGGCGCTCTTCGACCCGGTCGGCCTGCTCGGCCGGGCGTACTGGTATGCCATGTGGCCATTCCACCAGTACGTGTTCGGCGGCACCCTGCGCAGCATCTGCCGCCTCGCTCGCGAGGAGGATCACGCGGCGCGTCACGAGGTCGCGGCCGCCCGTTGA
- a CDS encoding FAD-binding protein: protein MAAVRGARGAIGLDDPPDGALRPGRPARPGVLVCHVAIPPVRVRRHPAQHLPPRSRGGSRGASRGRGRPLRIAVIGAGIAGLVAARDLVDAGHEVVVFEKSRGLGGRMAARRAEGDAVVDHGLPVLDVPRGGVLAGFVVDLATDDLVDVTAPGEPVPGRSSDGAPQLAWVSGMTRLPKAMAHGLEVVGATRVAAIRADGDMLEVAQDQGNTLGTYDWVVVTAPGAQAADLLDHSPRGAVRAADMRAVPYDMAVMVLAGVAVGPPEWFAHHPLTGPIAYITNEAAKDRPPVDGVASFVVRLGSDVSEDLVEASDAAVLAEALPALAKVLGKPAAKPDWTEVKRWRYSTTRDRLDQQALNPEGTRVLVAGDAVAAGPRMEDVAATGRWAARRILGS, encoded by the coding sequence GTGGCTGCAGTACGAGGTGCGCGAGGTGCCATCGGGCTCGATGATCCACCAGACGGCGCTCTTCGACCCGGTCGGCCTGCTCGGCCGGGCGTACTGGTATGCCATGTGGCCATTCCACCAGTACGTGTTCGGCGGCACCCTGCGCAGCATCTGCCGCCTCGCTCGCGAGGAGGATCACGCGGCGCGTCACGAGGTCGCGGCCGCCCGTTGAGGATCGCCGTCATCGGTGCGGGAATCGCCGGCCTGGTGGCGGCGCGCGACCTGGTGGACGCCGGTCACGAGGTGGTGGTGTTCGAGAAGAGCCGCGGGCTGGGCGGCCGCATGGCAGCCCGTCGCGCCGAGGGCGACGCGGTAGTGGATCACGGCCTGCCGGTGCTCGACGTGCCGAGGGGTGGCGTGTTGGCCGGTTTCGTGGTGGACCTCGCGACCGACGACCTGGTGGATGTGACGGCCCCGGGCGAGCCGGTGCCGGGCAGGTCCAGCGATGGCGCCCCGCAACTCGCGTGGGTGTCCGGCATGACGCGCCTGCCCAAGGCCATGGCCCACGGGCTCGAGGTGGTGGGCGCCACGCGCGTGGCGGCGATTCGCGCCGATGGCGACATGCTCGAGGTCGCCCAGGACCAGGGCAACACGCTCGGCACATACGACTGGGTGGTGGTCACCGCCCCCGGCGCGCAGGCTGCCGACCTGCTCGACCACAGCCCGCGTGGCGCCGTGCGCGCGGCAGACATGCGCGCGGTGCCCTACGACATGGCCGTCATGGTGCTGGCCGGCGTGGCCGTTGGTCCACCCGAGTGGTTCGCGCACCACCCGCTCACCGGGCCCATCGCATACATCACCAACGAGGCCGCGAAGGATCGCCCGCCGGTGGACGGCGTGGCATCGTTCGTGGTCCGCCTCGGCAGCGACGTGAGCGAGGACCTCGTGGAGGCATCCGACGCGGCGGTGCTCGCCGAGGCGCTGCCCGCCCTGGCGAAGGTGCTCGGAAAGCCCGCCGCCAAGCCTGACTGGACCGAGGTGAAGCGCTGGCGCTATTCCACCACGCGCGATCGCCTCGACCAGCAGGCGCTCAACCCCGAGGGCACCCGCGTGCTGGTGGCGGGGGACGCAGTGGCCGCGGGCCCGCGCATGGAGGACGTCGCGGCCACCGGTCGGTGGGCCGCCCGCCGCATCCTGGGCTCCTAG